The genomic segment GCTTACTCTGCAAGGAATGCAGCTACCGCAGCGTCGTTTGTGGTCGACACTGCGAATGCCTGGCGTATAGGTCTCCCACTATTGCCACGCGCTGCCTGGCAACCGCCGAGAGACCACCGCGCCAAGTGGCGCTCCTGTTGATCTACGTATTTCTGAATATTTATTTGCGAGGAAGCTGTTCTTCTGAAACTCGGGGCTGAACAAATACCTTTTCCCTGCTCACTGCGCGAATTGGTGATGGACCGCTATGCCGAACCTCCGGGCGCGGGCGCTGATGCGCATCCGATGGATACTGCCGAGCTGGTCGACTATTTGAAGAGCGTAGAAGACTTTAATATTCCTCCCTGGATAGCCGTCATGGAAAAAGTCGACGCCATGGGTGACCCGGCCACCCCCTCGCGTGAACAGACCGCTATTTTGCGCTGGCTCGGCAAGGGCCTGGAGTTATGGGAAAAACAGTATCCTCTGGAGGGGCGTCTCGGGTCCCGGGTGCGACACCTGAAACCACTGGCCGCAGCACTCGCCGTGACTGACCCTGGCTTCCTGCAACCGGGCGCTCACCCACTGCACCAAATGCTTGACAGTATTCACGAACGCGCCGTGGGATGGCAGTCTCGCCTCGACCGGGTTGGCGCAGCATTAGAGCAGCAGGTTACACAAACCATAGAAAATGCCCGCGGGTGGTTTGACGATCACTCGACTGACTTGGCACTCGTCGCGCAAACATTTTCTTCCGCAGCAGAAAAGGATCAGGCCCGAGCCCGACGCATGGTCCAACGCGTTGTCGAGACAGAAGCAGGCAAGTTGAGAACCGCAGAGGCCAAGAGTGAAGCCGCACACATGATCAACGCAGAACTGGCGCATTATGATACTCCGGAAGAAATCGGCGAATTCCTCACAGGACCCTGGTTCACCAGTGCCCAGCTGCTGTTCTTGAAGTTCGGCGCGGAGTCCGAGGAATGGCAACTGATGACCACCACGACTCACGATCTGCTTGACTCATTGCAAGCACTGGGCGACGCCGACGATGAGCGACGCCAGTATATTTTTGAAGCGGTCACCGAGCTGCCTAAAAGAATGCGCCGCTGGCTACTCAGCCTGCATCACGATACAGAAGCGGTCAACGAATCGATGGGACTCGTGGAGCGCGCCCATCTGCGTATCTTGCGAGAACAGCCTATAGAACTGACTCGCATTGCACCCATTGTCGTCATAGAAGCCAACGGGGGCCAGGCAGCGGTCCCACAATCCAACGCGGTTCTGAATACACTAAAACAGTGTTCCGAGGGACAGTGGTTTATCATCAAAAACGACGACAGCGTTCTTCGAGCGCAACTGGTGCTGAAAATCGAACAGTCGCAGCAAATGGTGTTCGCTAACATGGCAGGGGTAAAAGCCCTGCAGCTTAGTTACGAAAACTTCGATCAGCTGCTGACCGACCACAAGATTACCCCTATTCACAGCGGTGCCAGCTTCAGCTTGTGTCTCGCACAGGCTGCGGGCGTGGATACCATCGAAATACTCAATGCGCTAGCGGGCGCCATGCAAGGCATGGAGCCCGCCGCTGCACCCGCCGCCACCCTCAACACTGGCGCCCTCGCAGACAGCGATCTCGTTGAAATCCTACCCGATGAACTCGACTCCGTGCTCGGCGCACCGGAGGATGATATCGAAGCAGAGCTGGAACCTCCGTCGCTGGAGGAGTTAGAGCGCCATGCGACAGCGGAACCCTCCTTTGCGGGCTATCTCAGCAAGGCCAAGCCCGAACGACCTCCACCAACGCCCCAAACCCAGCAGACCAGCAGCGGCGATAAATCTGCGGGCTCCCTCGCGGAACAGGCACAGGCTATTAAGCCAAGAGCAGCGGTATCGCCACCTCCGCCCACGAATAACGACGAAAAGCCGGCGTTTCCCAGCGGAGCGGGGCTGGATATCGAGGAGACCAGTCGCTTTCTCTCAACCGATGACAGAGCAAATGCCGGGTTACTAAACGCGAATCAAGAGACATCCAGCTACCTCGGCACCATCGAAGAGGACGCTCAAGCCGGGCAACTGCAGGTCGACAGCTCCGGACTGCTCGAGGGTGAAGCGCCTCCTGATGCAAACCGACAGGTTGACCTGCCTATGGGTGTCTGGATTGGCTTTCATGATGGCGAAGCCCCCACTATGGCCAGGCTCGCCGTGTTCGATCCCAACGAGGACTGCTTTATTTTTGTCAATCGTCAAGGCGTCAAGATTCGCATCGTCTCCCGGCAAGAAATGCTGTCTCTGATCGATCATGACATGGTAGATATTCTGCAAATCACCTCCAATTTTCGAGAAGTGGTTACCGCAGCCAGAAAGAATCTGGAATCCTAGTGGCGCTCACTCATACCCATGAATGAAAAAAGACAATACCTCCGTATGCCGGTAGAAAGCGCGACGTTCGTCGAGCTGGAAGCACCGGGTATCGATAAAGATGAGGCAGGGCGAGTGGCAGCCTGTCACTCCCTTGACGTATCAAGAGGCGGTTTACAGGTGGTTCTTGAAGAAGAGCCTATTCTTGGCGCCATTCTCCAGATTGGTGTTGCCATACCCGGGTCGCAGGACACGATCTACCTCGTGGGAGACGTGCGCTGGTGCCTTCCAGATCGAGACGCACCGGGCGCATGGTTATGCGGATTCCGGCTAATGAACGCCAACGACTCAGACATAAAAAGCTGGATTGAACTTATCACTAATCTGGAATAACAGGCGCAACTCGCTGCCGGCCATGATGGATTCAGTTATCAAGAGAATCGTTGTTCGCCCTCTCCTGAATCCTTTTCTTCTTCTATCTCCTCGAGACTGAACCCTGCCGTGTGTCCTTTCTCCGGTGCAGCCTCGCCGCCTTCATTGGCTAGTTTTATCTTGAGCCTGACATTGTTTTGCGAGTCGGCATTGCGCAGCGCCTCTTCTTCATCGATGAGACCTTCCTGCTGAAGCTCGAATACCGCCGAGTCGAAGGTTTTCATGCCACTGCTTTCCGACTTTCTCATCACTTCTTTGATACCGTCAAACTCGCCGCGCTGGATCAACTCACCCACCCTGGGGGTACCCAACAATACCTCAACCGCCGCACACCGTTTCTTATCCACCGTAGGGACGAGGCGCTGTGAAACGACACACTGCAGGTTCATCGATAAATCCATCAGCAACTGGGGGCGCCGTTCTTCAGGGAAAAAATTCACAATGCGATCCAGTGCCTGATTTGCGTTGTTGGCATGCAGGGTAGATATACACAGGTGCCCGGTTTCGGCAAACGATATCGCATGCTCCATAGTTTCCCTGTCACGGATTTCGCCAATCAATATGACATCGGGCGCCTGACGTAGCGTATTCTTAAGCGCGTTATGCCAACTGCGCGTATCTACGCCGACTTCACGCTGGTTGACGATAGACTTTTTATGATTATGGACGTACTCCACTGGGTCTTCGATAGTAACGATGTGCCCACTGCTGTTTGCATTGCGGTAATCGATCAGAGCCGCAAGCGAGGTAGATTTACCCGACCCCGTTGCTCCGACAAAAAGCATTAGACCACGCTTACGCATGATCACTTCGGTAAGCACCTGTGGTAAGCGCAAATCCTGCCAACGGGGAATATCGGCGACAATGTTTCGTGCGACGATACCCACCTCATTGCGCTGCACAAAAATATTAATGCGAAATCGGCCATATCCAGAAACGGATATTGCGAGGTTCATCTCGAGATCTGCCTCAAACGTTTCGCGCTGAACCGTATCCATGATCTCGTTAGCGATATCCTTGATTTCACCGGGCTGCAAAATATCACCCGAAATGGGCTTGAGCGCGCCTTGAAACTTTGCGCACGGCGGAGCGCCGGTACTGAGGTACAGGTCGGACCCACCTTCAGCGGACAGAATTTTAAGCCACTCCACAATTCTCACGTCACCATCCTCCTGTTGCATGCGTCCGGATCAAGCGAGGCGACCGACCTCGGCGAAGGCATGGGCGCACTTTGGCAAGGTGCATCGGGAAGGTCAAGGCTGAGCGGGCCTACAACCCGCAAAGCGACAGTAAATGACTCGAAAGGGTTATAGCAGACACCCGGCGGGCTATTTTCTGTTAACTGGTCTGACAGATTGGCATCACGCTGCGTGCCCTGCGCTAGCCAGCACCGATACGTCCCAGTATCCTCCATCACTGCGACCCGCACTCTACAGAGGAGTCCAACAGTGGACAGTACGCGCCCCACCCCCCTCATCGATGATCTTCAAGGTACGCGTGTGAAGCTGGAATCCTGGATTTCAGATCATCGCGGCCACACCGTCAGAATTCCAGAGCTGAACATCCCGGAATCGACCGGGATGTCCAATGTCACGCTGCTATTTGACATCGAGTGGAGCGAAGCAGGCAAAACCCACTCGGAAGCGGTTGTCGCGAGACTACAACCTGAGATTGAGCGGCCAGTATTTCCCGATTACGACCTCAGCTTGCAGTACGAAGTGATGGATGCTGTAGGCAAACACAGTGACATACCGGTCCCCGTCCTGCGCGGCCTGGAAACAGACCCTGCCCTGCTGGGTGTCCAGTTTTATCTGATGAAACGCACGGATGGTCGTATCCCGACCGATATGCCGCCTTACAATATGGATGGCTGGATGATGCATGAGACCGATATCGCGCAGCGGGCCAACCTGTGGAGTTCAGCCGTCGACACAATGGCGCGCTTTCATCGCCTGGATTACCGGGAGCTCGGCCTGCAGCGGCTTGAGACCTCGGGGAAAACGCCGCTGCAACAGCAGCTGGACTATTGGCAGCGCTACCACGACTGGGCACTGGAGGGCGTCACACATTCGATTTGCCAACCCGCTCTAGACTGGTTGCAGGCCAATCAACCTGAGGATGAGCCTACCGCGCTTTGCTGGGGTGACGCACGAATGGCGAACATTATCTTCAAGCCATCCTTCGACGGAGTCGCGGCCATTCTCGACTGGGAAATGGCCGCGCTGGGCAACCCGCTGCAGGATCTTGCCTGGTTCAATCACATGGACGCCACCTTCTCCGAGGGGCTGGGCGCGCCGCGACTGGAAGGCCTGCCCAACTACGAGCAGACCAAGTCCCAGTGGGAGAGTGTTTCAGGGTTTGCCACGCGGGACTACGACTATTACCTCATATTTGCTGGAATGCGCTTTGGCCTGCTGTTGTCTCGCATCATGCTGGCAACAGACCAGAACAGTGAAGTACAAGATAACTTCGCCTGTCAGTTGCTGCAGAAATATATGGATCGACTGGGCTGAGAGACCGACCCACCCGGCGACCGCGAAATTAGCATTCGAGAGCGGGTAGTCCTTCACATTGCGCCACAAAGGCTGCATGCGGCGCCGCCTGTACTCTGCTAAGATTCGCCACTACACTTGGCGTCGCGTCAATTTCAGATCGGCATATTGGCACCCGGCTTCAGTCCTGGTGCAGCCCCACGCCCCGTTTGACCGAGGAGTCTCCATTGTCTTCCCAATTGCAAAAGGAACTGCAGGCGCTGGCACAACCCGGCGCCCTCGCTACGCTAACCGGCATCAATCGCGGCATTGAAAAAGAAAGCTTGCGCATCACTCCTGCGGGCAAACTGGCTCAAACCCCTCACCCTGAGGCGCTAGGCTCTGCGCTGACACACTCTTCGATCACAACCGACTACTCCGAGGCGCTTCTGGAATTCATCACCCCGGTCAATGACAGTATCGACAGCAGCCTGACGAAACTCGAAGACATCCACAGCTTTACCTATCGCCACCTCGACGAAGAGATACTGTGGGCTGCCAGCATGCCCTGCATTGTCGCCGGTGACGAAGGTATCCCCGTCGCGCAGTATGGCCGCT from the Candidatus Marimicrobium litorale genome contains:
- a CDS encoding DUF1631 family protein, coding for MDRYAEPPGAGADAHPMDTAELVDYLKSVEDFNIPPWIAVMEKVDAMGDPATPSREQTAILRWLGKGLELWEKQYPLEGRLGSRVRHLKPLAAALAVTDPGFLQPGAHPLHQMLDSIHERAVGWQSRLDRVGAALEQQVTQTIENARGWFDDHSTDLALVAQTFSSAAEKDQARARRMVQRVVETEAGKLRTAEAKSEAAHMINAELAHYDTPEEIGEFLTGPWFTSAQLLFLKFGAESEEWQLMTTTTHDLLDSLQALGDADDERRQYIFEAVTELPKRMRRWLLSLHHDTEAVNESMGLVERAHLRILREQPIELTRIAPIVVIEANGGQAAVPQSNAVLNTLKQCSEGQWFIIKNDDSVLRAQLVLKIEQSQQMVFANMAGVKALQLSYENFDQLLTDHKITPIHSGASFSLCLAQAAGVDTIEILNALAGAMQGMEPAAAPAATLNTGALADSDLVEILPDELDSVLGAPEDDIEAELEPPSLEELERHATAEPSFAGYLSKAKPERPPPTPQTQQTSSGDKSAGSLAEQAQAIKPRAAVSPPPPTNNDEKPAFPSGAGLDIEETSRFLSTDDRANAGLLNANQETSSYLGTIEEDAQAGQLQVDSSGLLEGEAPPDANRQVDLPMGVWIGFHDGEAPTMARLAVFDPNEDCFIFVNRQGVKIRIVSRQEMLSLIDHDMVDILQITSNFREVVTAARKNLES
- a CDS encoding PilZ domain-containing protein, whose amino-acid sequence is MNEKRQYLRMPVESATFVELEAPGIDKDEAGRVAACHSLDVSRGGLQVVLEEEPILGAILQIGVAIPGSQDTIYLVGDVRWCLPDRDAPGAWLCGFRLMNANDSDIKSWIELITNLE
- a CDS encoding PilT/PilU family type 4a pilus ATPase, translated to MRIVEWLKILSAEGGSDLYLSTGAPPCAKFQGALKPISGDILQPGEIKDIANEIMDTVQRETFEADLEMNLAISVSGYGRFRINIFVQRNEVGIVARNIVADIPRWQDLRLPQVLTEVIMRKRGLMLFVGATGSGKSTSLAALIDYRNANSSGHIVTIEDPVEYVHNHKKSIVNQREVGVDTRSWHNALKNTLRQAPDVILIGEIRDRETMEHAISFAETGHLCISTLHANNANQALDRIVNFFPEERRPQLLMDLSMNLQCVVSQRLVPTVDKKRCAAVEVLLGTPRVGELIQRGEFDGIKEVMRKSESSGMKTFDSAVFELQQEGLIDEEEALRNADSQNNVRLKIKLANEGGEAAPEKGHTAGFSLEEIEEEKDSGEGEQRFS
- a CDS encoding phosphotransferase family protein, with product MDSTRPTPLIDDLQGTRVKLESWISDHRGHTVRIPELNIPESTGMSNVTLLFDIEWSEAGKTHSEAVVARLQPEIERPVFPDYDLSLQYEVMDAVGKHSDIPVPVLRGLETDPALLGVQFYLMKRTDGRIPTDMPPYNMDGWMMHETDIAQRANLWSSAVDTMARFHRLDYRELGLQRLETSGKTPLQQQLDYWQRYHDWALEGVTHSICQPALDWLQANQPEDEPTALCWGDARMANIIFKPSFDGVAAILDWEMAALGNPLQDLAWFNHMDATFSEGLGAPRLEGLPNYEQTKSQWESVSGFATRDYDYYLIFAGMRFGLLLSRIMLATDQNSEVQDNFACQLLQKYMDRLG